The following proteins are co-located in the Myroides profundi genome:
- a CDS encoding Crp/Fnr family transcriptional regulator produces MFDLLIQHIQEKVHLTTEETVRLEDYFTVKKLRRKQYLLQEGEVCRYMAFVAKGVLKSYVIDEKGVENINFIGWEGWWMADSYSFFTGEKGVLNIDALEEVELLLISKEDYDRIVIDMPVMSNYFRILYERSLANKDRRILSNIAYNAEEKYAQIITCYPDLVNRIPQHLLASYLGLTPETVSRIKKKLK; encoded by the coding sequence ATGTTCGATTTATTAATTCAACACATTCAAGAAAAAGTACACTTGACCACAGAAGAAACTGTTCGTTTAGAAGATTATTTTACAGTTAAAAAACTAAGGAGAAAGCAATACCTACTACAAGAAGGAGAAGTATGTAGGTACATGGCTTTTGTTGCGAAAGGAGTATTGAAGTCTTATGTGATAGACGAAAAAGGAGTAGAGAATATTAACTTCATTGGTTGGGAAGGCTGGTGGATGGCAGATTCTTATAGTTTCTTTACAGGTGAAAAGGGTGTGTTGAACATTGATGCTTTAGAAGAAGTGGAATTACTACTTATAAGCAAGGAAGACTACGATAGAATAGTAATAGATATGCCTGTAATGAGTAACTATTTCAGAATACTCTATGAACGTAGCTTAGCGAATAAAGATAGACGTATACTGAGTAATATAGCCTATAATGCAGAGGAGAAGTATGCGCAAATCATTACTTGTTATCCTGACTTAGTCAACCGTATTCCACAGCATCTTTTGGCTTCCTATTTAGGTCTAACCCCAGAAACAGTTAGCCGTATTAAGAAAAAATTGAAGTAA
- a CDS encoding SDR family oxidoreductase: MKNKALVVGVSGIAGSNLAKELIAQNWTVYGLARNPKRIIDGVIPIAADLLDTEGLAVAIQDIAPTHVYFTTWMRKDTEAENIIVNATLVRNLLDVLSSKQSVKHVGLVTGLKHYLGPFESYVKSGILPITPVREEHPRLELENFYYAQEDEVYKASERDGFTWSIHRPHTLIGHAVGNLMNMGITLAVYASICKEEGLPMVWPGSEAQWNGVSDVTDVSVLAKQLVWASTTDTAKNQAFNVTNGDVFRWKWLWEEIANYFDIPFEGYKDTIRPLEATLLQKSEVWQTIIAKHKLQSMDLGTLVSPWHTDADLGRPIEVITDMSKSRKLGFTTYKPTKDSFIELFEQLKAERLIP; the protein is encoded by the coding sequence ATGAAAAACAAAGCATTAGTAGTAGGCGTTAGTGGTATTGCTGGTAGTAATCTAGCAAAAGAACTTATCGCTCAAAATTGGACAGTATATGGATTGGCAAGAAACCCAAAAAGAATTATAGATGGAGTCATTCCCATTGCTGCGGACTTATTAGACACAGAAGGTTTAGCTGTAGCCATACAAGATATAGCTCCTACCCATGTTTACTTTACCACATGGATGCGTAAGGACACGGAGGCAGAGAATATTATTGTCAATGCTACTTTAGTTAGGAATTTACTAGATGTATTATCTTCTAAACAGAGCGTAAAGCATGTAGGCTTAGTAACTGGATTAAAACATTATTTAGGACCATTTGAATCTTATGTGAAGTCTGGTATCTTACCTATTACACCAGTTAGAGAAGAACACCCTCGATTAGAATTAGAGAATTTCTATTATGCGCAAGAAGATGAGGTGTATAAAGCATCTGAGCGAGACGGTTTTACTTGGAGTATACACAGACCTCATACTTTGATAGGACATGCAGTAGGTAATCTGATGAATATGGGAATTACACTTGCTGTGTATGCGAGTATATGTAAGGAAGAAGGACTTCCTATGGTTTGGCCAGGATCAGAAGCACAGTGGAATGGGGTATCAGATGTAACGGATGTAAGCGTATTAGCAAAACAGTTGGTATGGGCATCCACTACAGATACAGCTAAGAATCAAGCCTTCAATGTTACCAATGGAGATGTGTTTAGATGGAAGTGGCTATGGGAAGAAATAGCTAATTACTTTGACATACCTTTTGAAGGGTATAAGGATACTATCAGACCATTAGAAGCAACCTTGTTACAGAAGAGTGAGGTATGGCAGACTATTATAGCGAAGCATAAACTACAATCAATGGATTTAGGTACATTAGTATCTCCATGGCATACAGACGCAGACTTAGGTCGTCCCATAGAAGTGATTACTGATATGTCTAAGAGTAGGAAATTAGGCTTTACAACTTATAAACCTACAAAAGACTCTTTTATAGAATTATTCGAACAATTAAAAGCAGAACGCCTTATACCATAA
- the pdxY gene encoding pyridoxal kinase: MTNNTIEPHIISIQSTVSTGYVGNNSASFAIQLHGINCVAMPTILLSSHTDKPVYYGEAVPKELFEKLARGVLEINTAQLTQYVVSGYLKSKEIIDATAQFIKQLKAEHTITYIYDPVFGDTRTDGLYIPKEQADYSKERLLALSDILTPNHFELEYLLGKRITNEQELIEAVQTDEVLSSKIIVLTTAEMKENINHQVEVILINEGKLTHFYADNIPVEVVGTGDLFTGTLAAQLTKGRTIEEAIQISMNFLSEVLRYVHQHGLKEMNAMAILQAQGVLQV, from the coding sequence ATGACAAATAACACAATAGAACCTCATATTATATCCATACAGAGTACTGTCTCTACTGGGTATGTGGGGAATAACTCAGCCAGTTTTGCGATACAGCTTCACGGAATTAATTGTGTAGCGATGCCTACCATTCTTTTATCAAGTCATACAGATAAGCCTGTTTATTATGGAGAGGCTGTACCTAAAGAATTATTCGAAAAGTTGGCTCGTGGAGTATTAGAAATTAATACAGCACAACTTACGCAGTATGTAGTAAGTGGTTACTTAAAAAGCAAAGAGATAATAGATGCGACAGCACAGTTTATAAAACAATTAAAAGCAGAGCATACTATCACCTATATTTATGACCCCGTATTTGGAGATACACGTACAGACGGGCTATATATTCCTAAAGAACAAGCAGATTATTCTAAAGAGCGATTATTAGCGTTAAGTGATATCTTAACCCCTAATCACTTCGAATTAGAATACCTTTTAGGCAAGCGTATAACGAATGAGCAAGAACTAATAGAAGCGGTACAGACAGATGAGGTATTGTCTTCTAAAATCATTGTTTTGACTACAGCCGAAATGAAAGAGAATATTAATCATCAAGTAGAAGTCATCTTGATTAATGAAGGTAAGTTGACTCATTTTTATGCTGATAATATACCTGTAGAAGTAGTAGGAACAGGAGATTTGTTCACAGGAACACTCGCAGCACAGCTAACGAAGGGTCGTACGATAGAAGAAGCTATACAGATTAGTATGAACTTCTTGTCTGAAGTATTGAGATATGTTCATCAGCACGGATTGAAAGAGATGAATGCTATGGCTATCTTACAAGCGCAAGGAGTATTACAAGTATAA
- a CDS encoding endonuclease MutS2, whose protein sequence is MGQIIRYRINMIFPNNYEEKCGFNVIREMLIDRCLSPFGVEKVNQLTIKYDYNTINYQLDQVKEFVQLLQIERSFPLDNYIDTRTIVNQVVADQGLWCTAEEFMAIKHTLYNAERVFHIITQQTNEVYHYPTVALIGQEVVLLNELSERIEQVIDKNGLVRDSASKELASIRKEKIQVANAIQKKFDSIWRKAQASGLTDNEMSASIRDGRMVIPVTASFKRRFKGVVHDESRSGKTVFIEPEELVKENTRLFVLEQDERREVVRVLMEMTDVIRKQYLPLVKLYNFIGEVDLIRAKALLAEKIGGVKPVFENKQQICFKQAYHPILQISLKAQDKELNPLHITLEGDNRILVVSGANSGGKSVTLKTVALLQYMLQCGLLIPVHTDSKAGVFEHLFMDIGDGQSIENNLSTYTSHLNNMKLFLEHTNEKTLILIDEFGGGTEPELGGAIAESILEQLNHRSCFGIITTHFYNLKGFAQRTIGLQNGAMLYDFKEMKPLYQLSQGHPGSSYALDVARRIGLSEEILINASHKIEADYLMIEQQLQEVVAEKVAELKRKEQEFDIREEELSIVEADKSTPIQKEEVIVPISTEPIPLIVGDIVKREGKGKQGTILEIRGNKATVLIESMKFTFKLEELVVIN, encoded by the coding sequence ATGGGACAAATAATACGATATCGAATCAACATGATATTCCCTAATAATTACGAAGAAAAATGCGGTTTTAATGTAATCCGCGAAATGCTTATTGACAGATGTTTAAGTCCTTTTGGTGTAGAGAAAGTGAATCAACTAACCATTAAATATGATTATAACACAATCAATTACCAATTAGACCAAGTCAAAGAGTTTGTTCAACTACTGCAGATTGAGCGCAGTTTCCCATTAGATAACTATATAGACACCCGTACTATCGTAAATCAAGTAGTGGCAGATCAAGGACTGTGGTGTACCGCCGAAGAGTTTATGGCGATTAAACACACACTATACAATGCCGAAAGGGTATTCCATATTATTACGCAGCAGACTAATGAAGTGTATCATTACCCAACAGTAGCCTTGATAGGGCAAGAGGTAGTATTGTTAAACGAACTATCAGAACGCATAGAGCAGGTCATTGATAAAAATGGATTGGTACGAGATAGCGCGTCTAAAGAGTTGGCTTCTATTCGAAAAGAAAAGATACAGGTAGCGAATGCTATACAGAAGAAGTTTGATTCTATCTGGCGAAAAGCGCAAGCATCAGGACTGACAGATAATGAGATGTCTGCAAGTATAAGGGATGGGCGTATGGTTATCCCTGTCACAGCCTCATTTAAGCGCAGGTTTAAAGGGGTAGTACACGATGAGTCTCGTTCTGGTAAAACTGTTTTTATAGAGCCAGAAGAATTAGTAAAAGAGAATACACGCCTATTTGTTTTAGAACAAGATGAGCGAAGAGAAGTAGTGCGAGTATTGATGGAGATGACAGATGTTATTAGAAAGCAGTATTTACCTTTAGTGAAACTGTATAACTTCATTGGAGAAGTTGACTTGATTAGAGCGAAGGCATTGTTAGCAGAGAAGATAGGTGGAGTTAAGCCAGTCTTTGAAAACAAACAGCAGATTTGCTTTAAGCAAGCGTATCATCCTATCTTACAGATTAGTCTAAAAGCACAAGATAAAGAGCTTAATCCACTGCATATTACTTTAGAGGGAGATAATCGTATATTGGTGGTATCAGGTGCCAACTCAGGTGGTAAGTCAGTTACGCTAAAGACAGTAGCTCTATTACAATATATGCTTCAGTGTGGATTATTGATCCCTGTACATACAGATTCTAAGGCAGGTGTATTTGAGCATTTGTTTATGGACATAGGAGATGGGCAGAGCATAGAGAATAATCTGAGTACCTATACTTCACATTTAAATAATATGAAGTTGTTCTTAGAACATACTAATGAGAAAACCTTGATTCTAATAGATGAATTCGGGGGAGGTACAGAACCAGAATTGGGAGGAGCGATAGCAGAAAGTATCTTAGAACAGCTAAATCATCGCAGTTGTTTTGGTATTATCACTACGCATTTCTATAATCTAAAAGGGTTTGCACAGCGCACTATAGGTTTGCAAAACGGAGCTATGCTATATGACTTTAAAGAAATGAAACCATTATATCAGTTGTCTCAAGGACATCCGGGAAGTTCTTATGCCTTAGATGTAGCCAGAAGAATAGGTCTGTCAGAAGAGATATTAATCAATGCTTCGCATAAGATAGAGGCAGATTATTTAATGATAGAACAACAGTTACAAGAAGTTGTCGCTGAAAAAGTAGCAGAATTAAAGCGAAAAGAACAAGAATTTGATATCAGGGAGGAAGAACTTTCTATAGTAGAAGCTGATAAGTCTACACCTATTCAGAAGGAGGAAGTAATAGTGCCAATAAGTACAGAGCCTATCCCATTAATCGTAGGAG